The following proteins are co-located in the Chryseobacterium daecheongense genome:
- a CDS encoding NAD(P)H-dependent oxidoreductase produces MKKVLIINGGQNFGHSGGKYNKTVADNTLEVLKNFENVEVKVTNIADGYDKNEEVQKFVWADYIIYHTPIWWFQLPNGFKKYIDEVFTAGHAKGIYLSDGRTAENPEINYGTGGMLGGRKYMVTTSWNAPETAFTLPGEFFNETSVDNGPLFGFHRMNAFVSLQKMDSFHFHDVEKNANIERDMKRYQDHIKNVFEKELKVQLAS; encoded by the coding sequence ATGAAAAAAGTATTAATAATTAATGGTGGACAAAACTTTGGACATTCCGGAGGAAAATATAATAAAACAGTTGCTGATAATACATTGGAAGTATTAAAAAATTTTGAAAATGTAGAAGTTAAAGTAACCAACATAGCAGACGGATATGACAAAAATGAAGAAGTTCAGAAATTTGTGTGGGCCGATTATATAATTTACCACACTCCGATCTGGTGGTTTCAGCTTCCGAACGGATTTAAGAAATACATTGATGAAGTTTTCACTGCCGGACATGCTAAAGGCATTTATCTGAGCGACGGGAGAACAGCCGAAAACCCAGAGATCAATTATGGAACCGGAGGGATGCTCGGTGGCAGAAAATATATGGTAACAACCAGCTGGAATGCTCCAGAAACTGCGTTTACTCTTCCCGGAGAGTTTTTTAATGAAACGAGTGTAGATAACGGACCATTATTTGGATTCCACAGGATGAATGCTTTCGTTTCTTTACAGAAAATGGATAGCTTTCACTTCCATGATGTGGAAAAGAATGCCAATATAGAACGTGATATGAAACGGTACCAGGATCATATTAAAAATGTTTTCGAAAAAGAATTAAAAGTACAATTAGCCTCATGA
- a CDS encoding LysR family transcriptional regulator, with protein sequence MVNLEWYRTFKEIYKTGTLTGAAESLFISQPGVSLHLSSLEAYVGYKLFDRTGRKMIPTERGKVLYNAVFEPLLKLENVEKNFQKSTEKHTPTISVGMCFETFQTTLEQYVSTLPFNLIISFGEYPEMLDQLDKGILDLIITPKKGSSLNIEHEAFSSEQIILVGGKDVDTDAFKKVLKTKDIDKIEEWLKQEKWYGTTGDMEHLFQFWILNFGHKPNFRPNYIVPNLNSIIRCLKGGTGLAVVPDFLCKNEIESGDVKLIWEGDKKLENTLYFGCRKKTSYQAEIGHIKKLFREVMS encoded by the coding sequence ATGGTTAATTTAGAGTGGTACCGTACGTTTAAAGAGATCTACAAGACGGGAACGTTAACCGGAGCTGCGGAAAGTTTGTTCATTTCACAGCCTGGCGTAAGCCTGCATCTAAGCTCACTTGAGGCTTATGTGGGATATAAACTCTTTGACCGTACCGGAAGAAAAATGATTCCCACAGAAAGAGGGAAGGTGCTTTATAATGCTGTTTTTGAACCGCTTTTAAAGCTTGAGAATGTAGAGAAAAACTTTCAGAAGTCAACAGAAAAGCATACACCGACAATCAGTGTAGGGATGTGTTTTGAGACTTTTCAAACTACTTTGGAGCAATATGTTTCCACTTTACCTTTTAATTTGATCATAAGTTTCGGGGAGTATCCGGAGATGCTGGATCAGCTTGATAAAGGGATTCTTGATCTTATCATAACACCCAAAAAGGGATCATCACTCAATATTGAGCATGAAGCATTTTCATCCGAGCAGATTATTCTGGTCGGGGGTAAAGATGTAGATACCGATGCTTTTAAAAAGGTTCTTAAAACCAAAGATATTGATAAGATAGAAGAATGGCTTAAACAGGAGAAATGGTATGGGACAACAGGTGATATGGAACATTTATTCCAATTCTGGATCCTGAATTTTGGACATAAACCTAATTTCCGTCCCAATTATATCGTTCCTAATCTTAATTCTATTATCCGTTGTCTGAAAGGAGGGACAGGATTGGCTGTAGTTCCTGATTTTTTATGTAAAAACGAAATTGAAAGCGGAGATGTAAAATTGATCTGGGAAGGAGATAAAAAGCTGGAAAATACTTTATATTTCGGATGCCGGAAAAAAACAAGTTATCAGGCAGAGATCGGGCATATCAAGAAATTATTCAGAGAAGTGATGAGTTAA
- a CDS encoding GNAT family N-acetyltransferase gives MDPFTLIKIGVSSEMPYELLLLADETVEAIHKYIFDCDVYVFKHRSRSIAVMALYRISNTELEIKNIAVGSPYQGKGIGGLLIDKAKEIANKNHFHSLLVGTSDTGFRQIRFYEKNGFVKKAIRKDFFIQNYPDPIFENGIQMRDMVVLEFLTHHFSE, from the coding sequence ATGGATCCGTTCACACTGATTAAGATTGGGGTCTCTTCAGAGATGCCCTATGAATTGCTTCTGCTGGCTGACGAAACTGTGGAAGCAATCCATAAATACATATTTGATTGTGATGTGTATGTTTTTAAACATAGGTCCCGATCGATAGCCGTAATGGCCCTTTACCGGATTAGTAATACTGAATTGGAAATTAAAAACATAGCAGTTGGCAGCCCGTATCAGGGAAAAGGTATAGGAGGTCTTTTAATTGATAAAGCGAAGGAAATAGCAAATAAGAATCACTTTCATTCCCTATTAGTAGGAACTTCAGATACAGGCTTCCGTCAAATCCGCTTTTATGAGAAAAATGGTTTTGTGAAAAAAGCAATACGCAAAGACTTTTTTATTCAAAACTATCCGGATCCTATTTTTGAAAATGGAATTCAGATGCGGGATATGGTCGTTTTAGAGTTTTTAACTCATCACTTCTCTGAATAA
- a CDS encoding type 1 glutamine amidotransferase domain-containing protein, translating to MKKKILFVVTSHDKKGDTGESTGYYLGEVSHPWEVLHRAGYDIDFVSPKGGTPPVDGFDLKDPVNKEFWENKEYKNKIDHSLKPSEVKPSDYSAIFYAGGHGAMWDLADNTELASIASKIYENGGIVAGVCHGPAGLVNIKLKDDKYLVDGKKINAFTNEEESEVKLTNVVPFLLEDQLKARGAKFEKSALWQTHVVTDQRVITGQNPQSAKAVGEAILKELNK from the coding sequence ATGAAAAAGAAAATTTTATTTGTCGTAACAAGTCATGACAAAAAAGGAGATACCGGCGAGAGTACCGGATATTATTTAGGAGAGGTTTCTCATCCATGGGAGGTACTTCATCGCGCAGGCTATGATATAGATTTTGTAAGCCCTAAAGGAGGAACACCGCCAGTAGATGGCTTTGATCTTAAAGACCCGGTGAACAAAGAGTTTTGGGAAAACAAAGAATACAAAAATAAAATTGATCATTCTCTAAAACCTTCTGAAGTAAAGCCTTCTGATTATTCAGCTATCTTTTATGCCGGAGGTCATGGAGCAATGTGGGATCTTGCAGATAATACCGAATTAGCTTCCATTGCCTCAAAAATTTATGAAAATGGAGGAATTGTTGCCGGAGTTTGTCATGGACCCGCAGGTTTGGTCAACATTAAACTGAAAGACGATAAATATCTTGTTGATGGTAAAAAGATCAATGCTTTTACCAATGAGGAAGAATCTGAGGTAAAACTAACGAATGTTGTTCCTTTCCTTCTGGAAGACCAGCTCAAAGCAAGAGGAGCGAAATTTGAAAAATCAGCACTTTGGCAGACGCATGTTGTTACAGATCAAAGAGTGATTACAGGACAAAATCCTCAATCAGCAAAGGCTGTTGGTGAGGCTATTTTAAAAGAATTAAACAAATAA
- a CDS encoding cyclase family protein, translated as MKNNLITLFGLAALLSFNTTIVKAQKQYINPDDQSWYPSTYGVNDEIGAANLLTSQVVKAAISLVKQGKTLPLAVAIDKNLPAFRHRSFNLYNIQPGEQAGQSLGPNKFTFNDELVNGWTGVGTQLNGIGHIGINNIYYNGNKAADFVTVEGVKKLGIEKVPPFVTRGVVLDMTEHYRKSIVPGGTEFTVSDIKAVLKKQGITLRKGDVVLFNTGWLELIGKDNKQFLEVEPGIGMEAAQWLADQGIVAFGGDTWASEVYPNPKSKEEFPINQFMLAKKGIYNLELIDSRPLVKEKIWEFMFVLGQPFYKGSTQVNINPVAIY; from the coding sequence ATGAAAAATAATCTGATCACTTTGTTCGGGTTGGCTGCTTTATTGTCTTTTAACACCACAATAGTAAAAGCTCAAAAACAGTATATCAATCCTGACGATCAATCCTGGTACCCCTCAACATACGGGGTAAATGATGAAATAGGAGCCGCTAATCTCCTGACATCGCAAGTTGTAAAAGCAGCCATTTCGCTTGTAAAACAAGGTAAAACATTACCTCTGGCTGTCGCTATTGATAAAAACCTTCCTGCTTTCCGTCACAGAAGCTTTAATTTATATAACATTCAACCCGGGGAACAGGCCGGCCAAAGTTTGGGTCCTAATAAATTCACATTCAATGACGAACTGGTTAATGGCTGGACCGGCGTTGGAACACAACTTAACGGAATCGGGCACATTGGTATCAATAATATCTACTACAATGGCAATAAAGCCGCTGATTTTGTAACTGTAGAAGGTGTGAAAAAGCTGGGTATTGAAAAAGTTCCGCCATTTGTAACCCGCGGAGTGGTATTAGATATGACCGAACATTACAGAAAATCCATCGTTCCCGGAGGAACGGAATTTACAGTATCCGATATCAAAGCAGTATTGAAAAAACAGGGAATCACACTCAGAAAAGGAGATGTTGTTCTTTTCAACACAGGATGGCTTGAGCTCATTGGTAAAGACAACAAACAGTTTTTAGAAGTTGAACCCGGTATTGGTATGGAAGCAGCACAATGGCTTGCCGACCAGGGAATTGTTGCTTTTGGCGGCGATACGTGGGCTTCCGAAGTCTACCCCAATCCCAAGAGTAAAGAAGAATTTCCTATTAATCAGTTTATGCTGGCAAAAAAAGGAATCTACAACCTGGAACTGATTGACAGCCGTCCTTTGGTAAAAGAAAAAATATGGGAATTCATGTTCGTCCTTGGGCAACCATTTTATAAAGGATCAACACAAGTAAATATCAACCCTGTCGCTATTTATTAA
- a CDS encoding metallophosphoesterase, translating into MIQIAVFSDVHGNLPALEVVLQDIDQRGITQKFCLGDLVDFAPWGNEVIEKIRKNHIPCILGNHDERIAFDLPVIPLIKHSEEETVARFEAVDHSRKSITDENKSFLAELPFHIKLNYKTGGRYWNIQLVHSSLKSNDTYLYEYEADEVFNEMLKDSDSDLILMGHTHISFKKKICEKWAINTGSVGRSKEENRLASYVILTLNEKEVVPEIIQLEYPLETVAKSIEASGIPNYYASFLRNEKAVNF; encoded by the coding sequence ATGATACAGATAGCCGTTTTTAGTGATGTACATGGTAATCTTCCGGCTTTAGAAGTGGTTTTACAGGATATAGATCAAAGAGGAATTACTCAAAAATTCTGTCTGGGTGACCTGGTGGACTTTGCACCGTGGGGAAATGAAGTAATTGAAAAGATCAGGAAGAACCATATTCCCTGTATACTGGGGAATCATGATGAAAGAATTGCTTTCGACCTGCCCGTAATTCCGCTAATCAAACATTCTGAAGAAGAAACAGTAGCCCGGTTTGAAGCTGTAGACCACTCCCGGAAATCTATTACGGATGAGAATAAATCCTTTTTGGCCGAGCTTCCTTTCCACATCAAATTAAACTATAAGACAGGAGGCAGATATTGGAATATCCAGCTGGTACATTCGTCTCTGAAAAGTAATGATACTTATCTCTACGAATATGAAGCTGATGAGGTGTTTAACGAAATGCTGAAGGATTCTGATTCGGATCTTATTCTGATGGGACACACTCATATCTCTTTCAAGAAGAAGATTTGTGAAAAATGGGCAATTAATACTGGTTCTGTGGGTCGATCAAAGGAAGAAAACAGATTAGCATCTTACGTAATTCTGACGTTGAATGAAAAAGAGGTAGTCCCTGAGATCATTCAACTGGAGTATCCGCTCGAAACGGTGGCTAAAAGTATTGAAGCCAGTGGAATTCCCAATTATTATGCATCTTTTCTGAGAAACGAAAAGGCGGTTAATTTTTAA
- a CDS encoding putative quinol monooxygenase has product MKIYLTAIIKAKEEHRAEVLEVLQNMVKETRKEEACELYSLHQGIENQNEFVFYEIWKNAAGLDQHNQQPYIKAFGALVDEKLQEVPQIYKTNIL; this is encoded by the coding sequence ATGAAAATATATTTAACAGCGATTATAAAAGCAAAAGAAGAACACCGTGCAGAAGTACTTGAAGTTCTTCAGAACATGGTAAAAGAAACGAGAAAAGAGGAAGCATGCGAACTTTACAGCCTGCATCAGGGTATAGAGAACCAAAACGAATTTGTTTTCTATGAAATATGGAAAAATGCAGCGGGGCTTGACCAGCACAATCAACAGCCATATATTAAAGCTTTCGGAGCTCTGGTTGATGAAAAACTTCAGGAAGTTCCACAGATTTATAAAACCAACATTTTATAG
- a CDS encoding GNAT family N-acetyltransferase produces the protein MDYQIIKAESKDYSRIMEIWASSVKATHHFLAEEDFNYFQEVIPRDYLPHLDVYLITEDNKAKGFASVAGDTLEMLFIHDDFRGKGYGKKLYQFMKDQIGFTKLDVNEQNPQAIGFYEKMGFKRVGRSEKDGSGKNYPIIHMAI, from the coding sequence ATGGACTATCAGATTATAAAGGCAGAATCAAAGGATTATTCCAGGATCATGGAAATCTGGGCTTCATCAGTGAAAGCAACCCATCATTTTCTTGCAGAAGAGGATTTTAATTATTTTCAGGAAGTGATTCCTAGAGATTATCTGCCTCATTTAGATGTTTACCTGATAACGGAAGATAATAAAGCAAAGGGATTTGCATCAGTTGCCGGTGATACTCTTGAAATGTTGTTTATCCATGATGATTTCCGAGGAAAAGGATACGGAAAAAAATTATATCAGTTTATGAAAGATCAGATCGGTTTTACAAAGCTGGATGTCAATGAGCAAAATCCCCAGGCGATTGGCTTTTATGAGAAAATGGGGTTTAAAAGAGTAGGAAGATCAGAAAAAGATGGCTCCGGAAAAAATTATCCTATTATCCATATGGCAATATAA
- a CDS encoding aldo/keto reductase, whose protein sequence is MQKKMYTGQPVVTLNNGIDIPALGFGVWQIDDLKVCEDAVIKAIQTGYRMIDTASIYLNEKAVGSAVRNSGVNRDELFITSKLWVQDHGYEKAKAAFQRTLDRLQLDYLDMYLIHWPFGDFLGAWKALEELYHEGKIKAIGVCNFTVEKLEELKANSTVLPVINQIELHPIFQQKEMVAYDRENNIVTEPWSPLGNGNAELLQNPELKSIAEKYSKTVAQVILRWHLQEGFVIIPKSITPSRIEENFNVFDFSLTEDEMNIVRSLDTGKRLFFDPKDPEWEKKMLNSIADI, encoded by the coding sequence ATGCAGAAAAAAATGTACACAGGGCAGCCGGTTGTTACTTTAAATAACGGAATTGATATTCCGGCACTAGGATTCGGAGTATGGCAGATTGATGATCTGAAAGTTTGTGAAGATGCTGTGATCAAAGCTATTCAAACAGGCTACAGAATGATCGATACCGCATCTATATATCTTAATGAAAAGGCTGTGGGAAGCGCAGTGAGAAATAGTGGTGTGAATAGGGATGAGCTGTTCATTACCTCAAAACTTTGGGTGCAGGATCATGGGTATGAAAAAGCTAAAGCGGCATTTCAAAGAACACTGGACAGATTGCAACTGGATTACCTTGATATGTATCTTATTCACTGGCCTTTCGGGGATTTCTTAGGTGCGTGGAAAGCATTGGAAGAATTATATCATGAAGGAAAGATCAAAGCGATTGGAGTATGTAATTTTACAGTGGAAAAACTAGAAGAGTTAAAAGCGAATTCGACTGTTCTTCCGGTGATCAATCAGATTGAATTGCATCCTATTTTCCAGCAAAAAGAAATGGTAGCTTATGACCGTGAAAATAATATTGTAACGGAGCCATGGAGTCCGCTTGGAAACGGAAATGCTGAGCTTCTACAAAACCCTGAGCTAAAATCAATTGCAGAAAAATATTCCAAAACAGTAGCGCAGGTTATTTTGAGATGGCATCTACAGGAAGGTTTTGTTATTATTCCGAAATCCATTACTCCATCCAGAATTGAGGAGAATTTTAATGTGTTTGATTTCAGCTTAACAGAAGATGAAATGAATATCGTTCGCTCGCTGGATACGGGTAAAAGACTGTTCTTTGATCCGAAAGATCCTGAATGGGAGAAGAAAATGCTGAATTCTATAGCAGATATCTAA
- a CDS encoding alpha/beta hydrolase translates to MKKTSISKQSRFLPFLAVLFMLFGGISALSAQSSKVVKNIVLVHGAFVDGSGYRGVYDILTKKGYNVTVVQNPLTSLADDVQATKDALDKQDGPTILVGHSYGGTVITESGDHPNVAALVYVAAFQLDEGESAVDWAKTEPASPKSGILPPDEKGFLYYDKAKFHAGFCADLPKEQADFMYASQGRFSAAALGAKVTKAPWKTKPSYGIVATQDEAILPSIQRKMYQKGHAKITEIKGSHVVIISHPQEVAEVIIRASKEVK, encoded by the coding sequence ATGAAAAAGACTTCAATTTCAAAACAATCAAGGTTCTTACCTTTCTTAGCTGTTTTATTTATGTTATTCGGTGGAATATCTGCTTTATCAGCTCAATCATCTAAAGTAGTGAAAAACATTGTGCTGGTGCATGGGGCATTCGTAGATGGTTCCGGTTACAGGGGTGTTTATGATATCCTTACAAAAAAGGGATATAATGTTACCGTGGTACAAAACCCGCTAACTTCGTTGGCAGATGATGTTCAGGCAACAAAGGATGCACTTGACAAGCAGGACGGTCCAACTATTCTTGTGGGACATTCCTATGGCGGAACAGTGATTACTGAATCCGGAGATCATCCCAATGTAGCAGCATTGGTTTATGTAGCGGCATTTCAGCTTGATGAGGGTGAATCAGCTGTAGACTGGGCAAAAACAGAACCTGCATCTCCTAAGAGCGGAATTTTGCCTCCGGATGAAAAAGGCTTTCTTTACTATGACAAAGCGAAATTTCACGCAGGATTTTGTGCAGATCTACCTAAAGAACAAGCTGATTTCATGTATGCTTCGCAAGGACGTTTTTCTGCAGCAGCTCTGGGCGCTAAAGTAACAAAAGCACCATGGAAAACAAAACCATCTTATGGTATCGTTGCCACACAGGATGAGGCGATACTTCCTTCTATTCAACGTAAAATGTACCAAAAAGGACATGCAAAAATCACAGAAATAAAAGGAAGCCATGTTGTAATTATTTCTCATCCACAGGAAGTGGCGGAGGTGATCATCAGAGCATCAAAAGAAGTAAAATAA
- a CDS encoding aldo/keto reductase, translated as MEYRKLGNTDLELSVITHGAFAIGGNMWGGNEKQDSINSIHASLDNGVTSIDTAPFYGFGLSEEMIGEAIKGKDRSKIQLLTKFGLVWDGSNQGKGEFFFNAEKDGKTLPVYKFASKENIIKEVEESLQRLGTDYIDLLQLHWPDNSTPISETMEALEMLIQQGKIRTAGVSNYLVEQMEEASKTIQLASNQVSYSMLNRAIEKDLVPYSLKNNTGIIVYSPMERGLLTGKYFKQAQLKADDHRNGYFAQFDLEKVKAFLETLETIAQEKNASVSQLVLRWTSLQPAISVVLAGARNAQQAIENAKAMSFELSREELDTINSALTGI; from the coding sequence ATGGAATATAGAAAACTAGGTAATACTGACCTTGAATTATCAGTAATTACTCACGGGGCTTTTGCCATCGGTGGAAATATGTGGGGCGGAAATGAAAAACAAGATTCTATAAACTCTATTCATGCTTCTTTAGATAACGGAGTAACCTCTATTGATACGGCACCTTTTTACGGTTTCGGATTAAGTGAGGAAATGATCGGGGAAGCAATCAAAGGAAAAGACCGTTCAAAGATCCAGCTATTAACTAAGTTTGGCTTAGTATGGGACGGCAGCAATCAGGGAAAAGGTGAGTTCTTTTTTAATGCAGAAAAAGATGGTAAAACACTTCCTGTATATAAATTTGCATCTAAAGAAAACATCATTAAAGAAGTAGAAGAAAGCTTACAACGTTTAGGAACCGATTATATTGATCTTTTACAATTACACTGGCCGGATAACTCGACCCCTATCAGTGAAACCATGGAAGCTTTAGAAATGTTGATACAGCAGGGAAAAATAAGAACTGCCGGTGTAAGCAATTACCTTGTGGAACAAATGGAAGAAGCTTCTAAAACGATTCAGCTGGCAAGTAATCAGGTATCATACAGCATGCTGAACAGAGCTATAGAAAAAGATTTAGTACCTTACTCTTTAAAGAACAATACCGGAATTATAGTGTATAGTCCAATGGAGAGAGGATTATTAACGGGTAAATATTTTAAACAAGCGCAATTAAAGGCTGATGATCACCGTAACGGATATTTTGCACAGTTTGATCTTGAAAAAGTAAAAGCTTTTCTGGAAACTTTGGAAACAATTGCCCAAGAAAAAAATGCTTCCGTTTCACAGTTAGTCCTACGCTGGACCAGTTTACAACCCGCTATCAGTGTTGTATTGGCAGGAGCACGAAATGCCCAGCAGGCCATTGAAAACGCAAAGGCAATGTCGTTTGAACTTTCTCGGGAAGAATTAGATACGATTAATTCTGCCCTTACCGGAATCTAA
- a CDS encoding NAD-dependent epimerase/dehydratase family protein — protein sequence MKKILITGITGYIGGSIAKKLQDKNYTVIGLVRNETQAKELASAGIETIVGSIHNEALLRAAIEKSDAIIHNADSADDAYAVDSIINALEGTGKTFIFTSGSAILGGKENGEKSDFIFTEDIPLNPRLEMASRVLINDCVLRSAQKNIRSIVIVPTMVYGTGLGIKKDSIQIPALTQFSKEKGFGVYFGKGENIWSNIHIEDLADLYVLALENAKAGSLYYAENGSSNIRNIAETISTKYGLQPAQSLSVQEAVDRFSPAGGYFGFASNSLCNADKAKKELGWAPKYHSIEDFI from the coding sequence ATGAAAAAAATACTAATAACTGGAATTACAGGCTATATCGGAGGAAGTATTGCTAAAAAATTACAGGATAAAAACTATACAGTAATAGGTCTGGTCCGTAACGAGACCCAAGCTAAAGAACTGGCGTCTGCGGGAATTGAAACCATCGTCGGAAGCATCCATAATGAAGCCCTTCTCCGCGCTGCCATTGAAAAATCAGATGCAATCATTCACAATGCCGATTCGGCAGATGATGCTTATGCTGTGGACAGCATTATCAATGCACTGGAAGGAACCGGAAAAACATTTATTTTCACTTCAGGTTCAGCTATTTTGGGAGGAAAGGAAAACGGAGAAAAAAGTGACTTTATTTTCACTGAAGATATTCCTTTAAACCCAAGGCTGGAAATGGCTTCCAGGGTTCTGATCAATGACTGCGTTTTAAGATCTGCACAAAAGAATATCAGAAGTATTGTTATTGTCCCTACAATGGTATATGGTACAGGTCTTGGGATCAAAAAAGACAGCATTCAGATTCCTGCCCTGACTCAATTCTCAAAAGAAAAGGGATTTGGCGTTTATTTCGGGAAAGGAGAAAATATCTGGTCAAATATCCACATCGAAGATCTGGCAGACCTCTATGTACTTGCTCTGGAAAATGCAAAAGCAGGTTCCCTGTATTACGCAGAAAACGGCTCATCCAATATCAGGAATATAGCTGAAACCATCAGTACAAAATATGGGTTGCAACCTGCACAATCTTTAAGCGTACAGGAGGCAGTAGATCGGTTTAGCCCTGCGGGTGGTTATTTTGGATTTGCCTCTAATAGCCTATGTAATGCGGACAAAGCAAAAAAAGAACTGGGCTGGGCTCCAAAGTATCATTCAATCGAAGACTTTATTTAA
- a CDS encoding nitronate monooxygenase, with the protein MFWSNTLIEKLNVKYPVIQAPMFGVSTPEMTASASKVGCLGTLALADLSAEQSVELIKATKELADQPFAVNIFTHDIPPITDSIRQKYIKTKNFIEELAAENNLEVSLPDLEDLKVNTYHEQIDAIIEEGCKILSFTFGNLDDNSIQKLKENGITLIGTCTSVEEALILEKSGIDIICVQGIEAGGHRGTFDGDRIPQIGGLSLLSQVFDHVKVPLIYAGGIYNARTILAANELGAKGFQVGSILLASQESALQSFEKERLKKVREDEILLTKSFSGRYARGIRNRFIEALENSDYILPYPYQNKLTGILRKTAKLKGNVEFVNIWLGQSVHPYSEASTMDILKRLILDVEKIS; encoded by the coding sequence ATGTTCTGGTCAAATACACTTATTGAAAAATTAAACGTAAAATATCCCGTTATTCAGGCCCCTATGTTCGGAGTAAGTACTCCTGAGATGACGGCGTCAGCTTCAAAGGTGGGTTGCTTGGGAACTCTGGCATTAGCTGATTTATCTGCGGAACAATCCGTTGAATTGATTAAGGCCACAAAAGAACTTGCTGACCAGCCATTTGCCGTTAACATTTTTACCCATGATATCCCTCCGATCACAGACTCCATACGACAGAAATACATAAAGACCAAAAACTTTATTGAAGAGCTTGCAGCAGAAAATAATCTGGAGGTCAGCCTTCCTGATCTCGAAGATCTTAAAGTGAACACTTATCACGAGCAAATTGACGCCATCATTGAAGAAGGATGTAAGATCCTGAGCTTTACATTTGGAAATCTTGACGATAATAGCATTCAGAAATTAAAAGAAAATGGAATAACCCTTATTGGAACGTGTACTTCAGTGGAAGAAGCTTTGATCCTGGAGAAATCTGGGATTGACATAATCTGTGTTCAGGGAATTGAGGCTGGAGGGCATAGGGGAACATTTGACGGAGATCGGATCCCGCAGATCGGAGGTCTATCTCTTTTATCACAGGTATTCGATCATGTGAAAGTTCCTTTGATTTATGCAGGCGGGATTTATAATGCAAGAACCATATTGGCGGCAAATGAACTTGGAGCAAAAGGGTTTCAGGTGGGCAGTATATTATTGGCTTCTCAGGAAAGCGCATTGCAGTCATTTGAGAAAGAAAGATTAAAGAAAGTAAGAGAAGACGAAATTCTTTTGACCAAAAGCTTCTCGGGACGTTATGCAAGAGGAATCAGAAATAGATTTATTGAAGCCCTTGAGAATTCTGACTATATTCTGCCTTACCCTTATCAAAACAAGCTGACAGGGATTTTAAGAAAAACGGCAAAACTTAAGGGTAATGTGGAGTTTGTGAATATATGGCTAGGGCAATCGGTTCATCCGTACAGTGAAGCATCCACTATGGATATTTTAAAAAGACTGATTCTTGATGTTGAAAAAATATCCTGA
- a CDS encoding Crp/Fnr family transcriptional regulator, giving the protein MKKDIQTFHQFLNSIGEISTQDFDLICQYMEIKEMGVGTILLQEGKIAKDLFFVLDGILKIVSTNEKGNEVIHFFIKENKFCTILYSFTDEVISREEIIAATSARVLVFSRKNLNELFEKLPHFKNLIENITQKTLMEKIKARNHLMGEEATIRYHKFISDHPDLMLKVPLSDVASYLGITQQSLSRIRKNINF; this is encoded by the coding sequence ATGAAAAAGGACATTCAGACATTTCATCAATTTCTAAATTCTATCGGGGAAATTTCAACACAAGATTTTGACCTGATATGTCAATATATGGAAATAAAGGAAATGGGAGTGGGAACTATTCTCCTGCAGGAAGGAAAAATCGCAAAAGATCTGTTCTTTGTACTGGATGGTATTTTAAAGATCGTCTCCACTAATGAAAAAGGGAACGAAGTCATTCATTTTTTTATTAAAGAAAATAAATTTTGTACAATCCTATACAGTTTTACAGATGAAGTTATTTCAAGGGAAGAAATCATTGCTGCAACTTCTGCGCGGGTTTTGGTATTTTCCAGGAAAAATCTGAATGAATTATTTGAGAAACTACCCCACTTTAAGAATCTGATAGAAAATATTACCCAAAAAACCCTGATGGAAAAAATTAAAGCCAGAAACCATTTAATGGGAGAAGAAGCCACAATACGTTATCACAAGTTTATTTCCGACCACCCAGACTTAATGCTTAAAGTTCCCTTAAGTGATGTGGCTTCCTACTTGGGAATAACGCAACAATCTCTTAGCCGGATCAGAAAAAATATTAACTTTTAA